A genomic segment from Pseudopipra pipra isolate bDixPip1 unplaced genomic scaffold, bDixPip1.hap1 HAP1_SCAFFOLD_174, whole genome shotgun sequence encodes:
- the LOC135408086 gene encoding LOW QUALITY PROTEIN: chymotrypsin-like elastase family member 1 (The sequence of the model RefSeq protein was modified relative to this genomic sequence to represent the inferred CDS: deleted 1 base in 1 codon) has product FRAAPAPASDPPCVPPAQISLQYSSGGSWYHTCGGSLIQRNWVMTAAHCVTSNLNFRVVAGEHNLNTNEGTEQVFSVSRIIIHPFYNSNNVAAGYDIALLRLGSSATLNSYVQLAVLPQEGTILPNNYPCYITGTDGAGSVQPTGSSPGVLLQAYLPVVDYQTCSSSAYWGSTVKSTMVCAGGDGVRSGCQGDSGGPLHCAVNGQYQVHGVTSFVSSLGCNTALKPTVFTRVSAYISWINSIISKDVEQDQTQN; this is encoded by the exons ttCCGCGCGGCCCCGGCACCCGCCAGTGAccccccgtgtgtcccccccgcccAGATCTCCCTGCAGTATTCCTCGGGGGGCAGCTGGTACCACACCTGCGGGGGATCCCTCATCCAGAGGAACTGGGTGATGACGGCAGCCCACTGCGTCACCAG CAACCTGAACTTCCGCGTGGTGGCCGGGGAGCACAACCTGAACACCAACGAGGGCACCGAGCAGGTCTTCAGCGTCAGCAGGATCATCATCCACCCCTTCTATAACAGCAACAACGTCGCCGCAGG CTACGACATCGCCCTGCTGCGCCTGGGCAGCTCGGCCACCCTCAACAGCTACGTGCAGCTGGCGGTGCTGCCCCAGGAGGGCACCATCCTGCCCAACAACTACCCCTGCTACATCACG GGCACTGACGGTGCCGGGTCCGTGCAGCCAACGGGCAGCTCTCCAGGCGTCCTGCTCCAGGCCTACCTGCCCGTGGTGGACTACCAGACCTGCTCCAGCTCGGCCTACTGGGGCTCCACCGTCAAGAGCACCATGGTCTGTGCCGGCGGCGACGGCGTGCGCTCCGGCTGCCAG GGCGATTCGGGCGGTCCCCTCCACTGCGCCGTCAATGGCCAGTACCAGGTGCACGGGGTCACCAGCTTCGTGTCCAGCCTGGGCTGCAACACGGCCCTCAAGCCCACC GTGTTCACGCGCGTCTCCGCCTACATCTCCTGGATCAACAGC atcatcagtaaagatgtCGAACAGGACcagacccaaaactga